In the genome of Telluria beijingensis, one region contains:
- a CDS encoding TonB-dependent receptor gives MKKSRLQAGVLLCCMSVGAAAADQAKQADQAPPAVPQAGPAPAAKGEIAEVIVTAQRRAESTQRSSLSIEVFGADKLQEGGIAQARDLVKLAPGLQIGQGGAATQIYVRGVGTFAATPLGNPAVAVNVDGVYVSRSPAVEGNFYDLERIEVVKGPQGTLYGRNASGGAINLITNKPRFDRVSGELNAEAGNYGLRKGELAVNLPVSSVLALRAAAQVVERDGYASQGMDDAKQRSGRLHALFKPSADLSLLLSADASHVGGKGPAYVFKGVDTTLADAVRARGGVLPTGLRVNGTDPQMQSLYYGIGAALGMCVPDAALAAAANAAGPAPVTGAPRGLCPAGQSSLLSPPGIGPHGAQPFVDNDFSNLSAELNWDLGAATLTVLPAYRKVENRYTTYALVTYLNDVDGQAETSHTRSLEVRLGNADGDAKWVLGAYYANEDQSAATATLAGALLARNINAYEITSESKALFGQVSYSLGPSLRAIGGLRHTRENRSIDGRNFSAGAGLPFVPGQPCYRQADPCLRDTFIGERDYKNTSYKMGVEYDLSRSQMLYLTLSTGYKGGGPNPVSVLGTANVASFYEPEKLTALQAGSRNSFLGNRLRVNMEGFYWKYKNAQQNYSTLNAMGNVVGSTANAGQATIYGAEFSVTYKPTPNDTLQLGVELLHSKFDAFRYASAGAIANVSTGCQVAPGTPFPTLDCSGFELPRAPKQSGSASWSRIFDLASGGEIEATLSTQFSAGRYLTADFTPASRAGGYVSGDFTLAYRTPRDDWTLAAFVRNLNDATIYTGAFTAPGVLRSLTLANIAAPRTWGLRLNKRF, from the coding sequence ATGAAAAAGAGCCGTTTGCAGGCAGGGGTACTGTTGTGCTGCATGAGCGTGGGCGCCGCCGCGGCGGACCAGGCGAAGCAGGCCGACCAGGCGCCGCCGGCCGTCCCGCAGGCCGGGCCGGCTCCGGCCGCGAAAGGCGAGATCGCCGAAGTCATCGTCACCGCGCAGCGGCGCGCCGAATCGACCCAGCGCTCCTCGCTGTCGATCGAGGTGTTCGGCGCCGACAAGCTGCAGGAGGGCGGCATCGCCCAGGCGCGCGACCTGGTGAAGCTGGCGCCGGGACTGCAGATCGGGCAGGGCGGGGCGGCGACCCAGATCTATGTGCGCGGGGTCGGCACCTTTGCCGCCACGCCGCTGGGCAATCCGGCGGTCGCGGTGAATGTCGACGGCGTCTATGTGTCGCGCTCGCCCGCGGTCGAGGGCAATTTCTACGACCTGGAGCGGATCGAAGTCGTGAAGGGGCCGCAAGGCACGCTGTACGGCCGCAATGCCAGCGGCGGCGCGATCAACCTGATCACCAATAAGCCGCGCTTCGACCGCGTGTCCGGCGAGCTGAATGCCGAAGCGGGCAACTACGGCCTGCGCAAGGGCGAGCTGGCGGTCAACCTGCCGGTGTCGAGCGTGCTGGCCCTGCGCGCCGCGGCCCAGGTGGTCGAGCGCGACGGCTACGCGAGCCAGGGCATGGACGACGCCAAACAACGCAGCGGCCGCCTGCACGCGCTGTTCAAGCCGAGCGCCGATCTGTCGCTGCTGCTGTCGGCCGACGCCAGTCATGTCGGCGGCAAGGGCCCGGCCTATGTCTTCAAGGGCGTCGACACCACGCTCGCGGACGCGGTCCGGGCGCGCGGCGGCGTCTTGCCGACCGGCCTGCGCGTCAACGGCACCGACCCGCAAATGCAATCGCTGTACTACGGCATCGGCGCCGCCCTCGGCATGTGCGTGCCGGACGCGGCCCTGGCCGCGGCCGCGAATGCCGCCGGACCGGCGCCGGTCACCGGCGCGCCGCGCGGCCTGTGCCCGGCGGGCCAGAGCTCGCTGCTATCGCCGCCCGGTATCGGTCCCCATGGCGCGCAACCCTTCGTCGACAACGATTTCTCCAACCTCAGTGCCGAGCTGAACTGGGACCTGGGCGCGGCGACCCTGACCGTGCTGCCGGCCTACCGCAAGGTCGAGAACCGCTACACCACCTATGCGCTGGTGACCTATCTCAACGATGTGGACGGGCAGGCGGAAACCTCGCATACCCGCTCGCTCGAGGTCCGGCTCGGCAATGCCGACGGCGACGCCAAGTGGGTGCTCGGCGCCTACTACGCGAACGAAGACCAGTCGGCGGCCACCGCGACCCTGGCCGGCGCCCTGCTGGCGCGTAATATCAACGCGTACGAGATCACGTCCGAATCGAAGGCCCTGTTCGGCCAGGTCAGCTACAGCCTGGGCCCGTCCCTGCGCGCCATCGGCGGCCTGCGCCATACCCGCGAGAACCGCTCGATCGACGGCCGCAACTTCAGCGCCGGCGCCGGCCTGCCGTTCGTGCCGGGCCAGCCCTGCTACCGCCAGGCGGACCCCTGCCTGCGCGACACCTTCATCGGCGAGCGCGACTACAAGAACACGTCGTACAAGATGGGCGTCGAATATGACCTGAGCCGCTCGCAGATGCTGTACCTGACGCTGTCCACCGGCTACAAGGGCGGCGGTCCGAATCCGGTGTCGGTGCTGGGCACGGCCAACGTGGCGTCGTTCTACGAGCCGGAAAAGCTCACCGCGCTGCAGGCCGGTTCGCGCAACAGCTTCCTCGGCAACCGGCTGCGGGTCAATATGGAAGGCTTCTACTGGAAATACAAGAACGCCCAGCAGAACTACTCGACCCTGAACGCGATGGGCAATGTGGTCGGCTCGACCGCCAACGCGGGCCAGGCGACCATCTATGGCGCCGAGTTCTCGGTGACCTACAAGCCGACCCCGAACGACACCCTGCAGCTGGGTGTGGAACTGCTGCACTCCAAATTCGACGCCTTCCGCTACGCCTCGGCCGGCGCCATCGCCAACGTCAGCACCGGCTGCCAGGTCGCACCCGGCACGCCGTTCCCGACCCTGGACTGCAGCGGCTTCGAGCTGCCGCGCGCGCCGAAGCAGTCGGGCAGCGCCAGCTGGAGCCGGATCTTCGACCTGGCCAGCGGCGGCGAGATCGAGGCCACGCTGTCGACCCAGTTCTCCGCCGGCCGCTACCTGACCGCCGACTTCACCCCGGCCTCGCGCGCGGGCGGCTATGTCAGCGGCGACTTCACGCTGGCCTATCGCACGCCGCGCGACGACTGGACCCTGGCGGCCTTCGTGCGCAACCTGAACGACGCCACGATCTATACCGGCGCCTTCACCGCGCCCGGCGTGCTGCGCAGCCTGACCCTGGCCAATATCGCGGCGCCGCGCACCTGGGGCCTGCGCCTGAACAAGCGTTTCTAA
- a CDS encoding alpha/beta hydrolase: MKRHEFAATNADLDYVVALLGDQGFQANYSGPTTIEQMRTGTALLVDDDKLKDVPAGVEVTPMELAGRPAERLHGGAPDTGKVIVYLHGGGFIRGSLDMGRANAAELAHAARVPVISVAYRQAPEHPFPAATEDILAVYRALLARGYLPGQIVVAGESAGGCLALTLLPHLVQEGLALPAGVAGISPMTDLRMSGASWDTNAGRDIATREMGRRMVGLYIREQDLDHPLAAPVNGAVPPAAPILLCVGTHETMLSDVERYAGQADAAGADVTLNLYQAMPHGFTKFAIPLARQAIADVARWCAARLGRA, encoded by the coding sequence ATGAAGCGTCATGAATTCGCCGCCACCAACGCGGACCTGGATTATGTGGTGGCCCTGCTGGGCGACCAGGGCTTCCAGGCCAACTATTCCGGCCCCACCACCATCGAGCAGATGCGCACCGGCACCGCGCTGCTGGTGGACGACGACAAGCTGAAGGACGTCCCCGCCGGCGTCGAGGTGACGCCGATGGAACTCGCGGGCCGGCCCGCCGAACGCCTGCATGGCGGCGCGCCGGACACCGGCAAGGTCATCGTGTATCTGCATGGCGGCGGCTTCATCCGCGGCAGCCTGGACATGGGCCGCGCCAACGCCGCCGAGCTGGCGCATGCCGCGCGGGTACCGGTGATCTCGGTCGCCTACCGCCAGGCGCCCGAGCATCCGTTTCCCGCGGCCACCGAGGATATCCTGGCGGTCTACCGCGCCCTGCTGGCGCGCGGCTACCTGCCTGGACAGATCGTGGTGGCGGGCGAATCCGCCGGCGGCTGCCTGGCGCTGACCCTGCTGCCGCACCTGGTGCAAGAAGGCCTGGCGCTGCCGGCCGGCGTGGCCGGGATCTCGCCGATGACCGACCTGCGCATGAGCGGCGCGTCCTGGGATACGAACGCCGGGCGCGACATCGCCACCCGCGAGATGGGACGGCGCATGGTGGGGCTGTACATCCGCGAGCAGGACCTCGATCATCCGCTGGCCGCGCCGGTGAATGGCGCGGTGCCGCCGGCGGCCCCTATCCTGCTGTGCGTCGGCACCCACGAAACCATGCTCAGCGACGTCGAGCGCTATGCCGGCCAGGCCGACGCCGCCGGCGCCGACGTCACCCTCAACCTGTACCAGGCGATGCCGCACGGGTTCACCAAATTCGCCATTCCGCTGGCGCGCCAGGCGATCGCCGACGTCGCCCGCTGGTGCGCCGCGCGCCTCGGCAGGGCGTAA
- a CDS encoding MFS transporter yields the protein MPAHIQAAHKRPTSPWLILGFFTLAYALAYLDRQVLTLLIEPIRHSVGLSDTQLGLLQGGAFAICFALGGVPLGWLVDNGNRVRVASGCIAVWSIATGFTGLGTTYAQLLAARSATAVAEAGCSPAAISVFADVFAPRQLPRATAIYMSAPYIGGGAALFLGGLALHGFEQSGGLVLPLAGHLEPWQAVFVVLALPGLLLALLMLLLLREPPRLGSGAASVRQTSLRETVRFIARESGHLPGYFLAYACILAALFSLLTWYPALAVRAGYGEAAAVGRPLGLAFMVCGIAGTLGAQWIVGKVADQDVLPRVLRIARWMTLAVGALALAQWSTASFMPSLACYALAILATSVLTSIMPIPLQVGVPNRMRGRVTGLFLLSVNLVGVTLGTALIGAISDAFGGSAAALAAAMAGVIVACSAAAFLFLRRAARRLPPPATIPPLTTKASNEAS from the coding sequence ATGCCTGCTCACATCCAGGCCGCGCACAAGCGGCCGACCAGTCCCTGGCTGATCCTGGGGTTCTTCACGCTGGCCTATGCGCTGGCCTATCTCGACCGGCAGGTGCTGACCCTGCTGATCGAACCGATCCGCCACAGCGTCGGCCTCAGCGACACCCAGCTCGGCCTGCTCCAGGGCGGCGCTTTCGCCATCTGCTTCGCGCTGGGCGGGGTGCCGCTCGGCTGGCTGGTCGACAACGGCAACCGCGTGCGGGTGGCGTCCGGCTGCATCGCGGTGTGGAGCATCGCCACCGGCTTCACCGGCCTCGGCACCACCTATGCCCAGCTGCTGGCGGCGCGCTCGGCGACCGCGGTGGCCGAGGCGGGCTGCTCGCCGGCGGCGATCTCGGTGTTCGCCGACGTGTTCGCGCCGCGCCAGCTGCCGCGCGCCACCGCCATCTACATGAGCGCGCCCTATATCGGCGGCGGGGCGGCCCTGTTCCTGGGCGGCCTGGCGCTGCACGGCTTCGAGCAAAGCGGCGGGCTGGTCCTGCCGCTGGCCGGCCACCTCGAACCCTGGCAGGCGGTGTTCGTGGTGCTGGCGCTGCCCGGGCTGCTGCTGGCGCTGCTGATGCTGCTGTTGCTGCGCGAACCGCCGCGCCTGGGTAGCGGCGCCGCCTCCGTGCGCCAGACCAGCCTGCGCGAAACGGTGCGCTTCATCGCCCGCGAGTCGGGCCACCTGCCGGGCTACTTCCTGGCCTACGCCTGCATCCTGGCCGCGCTGTTCTCGCTGCTGACCTGGTATCCGGCGCTGGCGGTGCGCGCCGGCTACGGCGAGGCGGCGGCGGTCGGCCGTCCGCTGGGACTGGCGTTCATGGTGTGCGGCATCGCCGGCACCCTGGGCGCCCAGTGGATCGTCGGGAAGGTCGCGGACCAGGACGTGCTGCCGCGGGTGCTGCGCATCGCCCGCTGGATGACGCTGGCGGTCGGCGCGCTGGCGCTGGCGCAGTGGTCGACCGCGAGCTTCATGCCTTCGCTGGCCTGTTACGCCCTGGCGATCCTGGCGACCAGCGTGCTGACCTCGATCATGCCGATCCCGCTGCAGGTGGGCGTGCCGAACCGCATGCGCGGCCGGGTGACGGGACTGTTCCTGCTCAGCGTGAACCTGGTCGGGGTCACCCTCGGCACGGCGCTGATCGGCGCCATCAGCGACGCCTTCGGCGGCAGCGCCGCGGCGCTGGCTGCGGCGATGGCCGGCGTCATCGTGGCCTGCAGCGCGGCCGCTTTCCTGTTCCTGCGGCGCGCCGCGCGGCGCCTGCCGCCGCCGGCAACGATCCCTCCACTCACTACGAAAGCAAGCAATGAAGCGTCATGA
- a CDS encoding Lrp/AsnC family transcriptional regulator, whose protein sequence is MKNAPLDPASLKILAELQKNGRVSSNELAEKIGMSASPCWRRQKELEENGYIVRYTALLDRRKLGLAVVCLLHVSLQRHAEGVVEQFEEVMRLRPEVVECYETTGSSDYMVKVVVADMEAYHDFLHNVMVKLNGLAQVNTSVALREVKYDTTLPL, encoded by the coding sequence ATGAAAAACGCACCGCTCGACCCGGCATCACTCAAAATTCTCGCCGAACTGCAGAAGAACGGCAGGGTGTCGTCCAACGAACTGGCCGAGAAGATCGGCATGTCGGCCAGCCCCTGCTGGCGGCGCCAGAAGGAGCTGGAAGAGAACGGCTATATCGTGCGCTACACCGCCCTGCTCGACCGCCGCAAGCTGGGCCTGGCCGTGGTGTGCCTGCTGCACGTGTCGTTGCAGCGCCATGCCGAAGGCGTGGTCGAGCAGTTCGAGGAAGTGATGCGGCTGCGGCCCGAGGTGGTGGAGTGCTACGAGACCACCGGCAGTTCGGACTATATGGTCAAGGTGGTGGTGGCCGACATGGAGGCCTACCACGACTTCCTGCACAATGTGATGGTGAAGCTGAACGGGCTGGCGCAGGTGAATACCAGCGTGGCGCTGCGCGAAGTAAAGTACGACACCACCTTGCCGCTCTAG